The window CGTGGAACGTCAGGTGGTCCAGGCCCGGTCGGCTCTCGTCGAACGACGCGCGCTCGGCGCCGAGGTGCTGGACCAGGGTCAGGGTGATGCCGAAGCCGTCGAGGAACGCCTTGCGCAGGCCCGGTTGGTCTTCGTGCACCGCGGTGGCGAACCCGAGGACGCGTTCGTACCAGGGGACGCTGCGGTCCACGTCGGTCACCGTGAGAGCGACCTGGCGAACGCCGGGCATCGGACGACCTTCCTTTCGGCGCCGTTCGGGCGGCGGCCTTCCGCCATACTGCCCCAGTCAGGTCACGGTCCGTGCCGTCGTTATTCGATCTTTCGCAGGACGAGATCCGCTGTTCGCGCGGTAGTCGCGACCAGACGGGCGTTGCGCTCGTCCGATCCGTCCGTTCTCGCCGCCGCCTGTTCGGGTGAACGGCCGTGGGCCAGATGGCGTTCGAACAGGCGTTTCCGGCGCAGACCGGGATCGGGGTCGAGGTACCAGACCTCGTCGAGCAGCGGCCGCACCTGCGGCCAGAGCAGCAGGTAATTGCCCTCGGTGACCACGAGGGGAACGTCACAGGTGATCGGGACCGCGCAGGCGATCGAGTCCTCGATCTCGCGGCGGAACTCGGGCGCGTAAACGATCTTGTCGGTGTTCGTCCTTAGTCTGCGGAGCAGGTCGACGTACCCGTCGGCGTCGAAGGTGTCCGGGGCACCCTTGCGGTCGGCTCGCCCGAGCCGGTCGAGTTCGGACTGGGCGAGGTGGAAACCATCCATACCGACGAGGGCCGCCTGCCCATCCAGCGCGGCGACGATCCGGGCCGCCAGAGTCGACTTTCCGGAGCCCGGTGGTCCGCAGATGCCAAGGACACGCCGGTGCCCTGGCAGCGCCAGCGCTTGCGCCCGCCGGACCAGGTCGGCAAAGATCGGCTCTCCCCGCATAATGACTCCTTAACTGCCGATAGGGTCCGCGCGCAAGCGTTTGCAGATGGAGTCGGACAGGACAACGCTGTGGCCACAATGGAGGACGTCGCCAAGTTGGCGGGTGTCTCGATCAGCACCGTCTCACATGTCGTGAACGAGACCCGCGCGGTCGCCGTCACGACGCGCTCGCGGGTCTTAGAGGCGATCGAGTCGACCGGCTACACCGGCAACGCGATCGCCCGGTCGCTGGTCACCGGCGGCACGAAGTCCATCGGCGTGGCCATGTCCCTGCTGGCCAACCCGCACCTGGCCAAGCTGATCCACGCCATCGAGGCCGAGGCCAGCGCCGCCGGCTACACCGTCCTGCTCGGCGACACCCTCGACTCGCCCGACGGTGAGCGCTCCGCGGTGCGCAGGCTGCAGGCCCGCCGGGTCGACGGCATGCTGCTGACCCCGGCGCCCGGCGACACGGCGACGCTCGAACAGCTGGCCCGCACGGATGTGCCCGCGGTGCTGGTCGACCGGGTGTCACACAAGATCAAGCTCGACCAGGTGGGGCCGGAGAACATCCAGTCGACCTCCACCCTGGTCTCGCATCTGGCCGCCGCCGGACACCGCCGGATCGGGTTCATCAGCGGTGTCGAGTGGATGACCGCCAGCGAGGAACGCACGCTCGGCTATCGGCTCGGCCTGGGGCGGGCGGGACTGCGCTGGGATTCGAACCTGGTCGCGGGCGGTGGCGCCACCCCGGAGGACGGCGTGCTGGCGCTGCGCAGGCTGCTGACCGTGCCGGAACGACCGACGGCGGTGATCACCGGAAACGGCGCGATGACTGCGGGCGCGTTCCGGGAGGCGCGGGCGCATGGCCTGGAGATCGGCCGCGACCTGGCCATCGTGGGCCACGACGAGGTCGAGTGGGCCGAGTTGGTGCATCCGCCGATCACCACGATGGCGCACCCGGTCGACGAGATCGGGCGCACCGCCGTCCGGTTGCTGCTCGCCCGCCTCGACGACCGCGACCGGCCGCCACAGACCGTGTTGCTGCCGCCGGAGCTGATGCACCGGGGATCTTGCGGGTGCGGTCCCACGTCGTAAAACGGCGGTAACGGCCACAGTGGACAGCGCGACGTCTCCGAAGGGTCCGGCAACCACGTCGACTCCGGTCCGAAGGAGACGGGTGTTGGCTGAGCTGGCGATCAGTTCCGCGGACGAGTGGCCGGTGGCTCGCCGGTCGCTGAGCAAGTGGCTGTTGCGGCGCGACGTGCCGGAGTTGCTCACCTGCGATGTGGTGATGGCGGCCGAGGAGGCACTCGGGTTGGCCGGTCCGGTGTCGATCGTCGTCGAGGCGTCGGAGACCGATGTGGTGCTGCGGATCGTCGGGCACGGCCCTATTCCGCCGGGTGCGCTGCCGATGCTGCGGGCGTCGGTCGACCGGTTCGAGCTGGTGCGCGAGGGCGACCGGACGACGGTGATCGCGAGTTTTCCCTTACCCCGCTCAGAATCCGCCTGACACCGGCAGTACCGCGCCGGTCACGAAGGACGCCGCCGGGCTGAGTAGCCACACCACACCCTCGGCGATCTCCTCCGGCTCACCGGCGCGTCCGAGCGGGATCTTCGGTGCCAGTCGTTGGGGGCGGTCGGGCATGCCGGCGGCGGCGTGCAGGTCGGAGTTGACCAGGCCGGGGGCGACGACGTTGACCCGGATGCCCTCCGCCGCGACCTCCTGAGCCAGGCCGTAGGACAGGGTTTCGACTGCTGCTTTGCTTGCGGCATAGTGAATCCACTCGCCGGGAGAGCCGCGGCGGGCGGCGGTGCTGGAGATCGTCACGATCGAGCCACCGGGACCACCGTCGCGTGTGGACAGTCGGCGGACCGCTTCGCGGGCGCAGAGGAAGACGCCGGTGACGTTGACGTCGAACACGCGGCGGAAGGTGTCGGCGCTCTGCTCGTCGAGCCTGCCGGGGGTGTTGCCGGTGATCCCGGCGTTGGCGACGAGGGCGGACAGCGGGCCCAGGGTGTCGGCCTGCTCGAACAGGGCGCGGACCTGGGCCTCGTCGGAGACGTCGGCCTGGACGGCGAGCGCCTTGCGGCCGAGCGCTCGGACCTCTTCGGCGACCTGCTCGGCCGCGACGGCGTCGCCCGCGTAGTTGACCACGATGTCGAACCCGTCGCGGGCGGCCCGGCGGCACACCGCCGCCCCGATTCCCCTACTGCCGCCGGTGACAAGAAGAACGCTCATGACCTCATGCTGGCATGGCCTTCCAACGCGGCGGCGGCCTCCATGACCATCCAGCCGGACACCTGCACCGACAGGTCGCGCTCGACCCGGCCGTCCCGCGGGCCGCGCGGGGTGATGGCCGGGATGCCTGGCTCGTCGCCGAACAGCGGGCCGCTGGGGGCGACCGCGCGGTTGCGCCAGGCCTCGTCGGCGGTGGTGAACACCAGCCAGGACGCGAGGTCGCCGGACGCCTCCGGCAGGCGGATGGCCGACAGGGCCAGGTAGCGGGCGAGGATGCCGGCGAACAGGCCGCCGTCGCCGCCGCGCCTGCCGGGCAGGACGCCTTCGACAGCGAGGTGGTGGGCGACGGCGTGGATGGTGCGCTCGGCGCGCTCGGCCCAGATACCGGAGCGGTCGTCGGCGGCGAGTTCGACGCAGGCGCCGAGGAAGGTGCCCTGGTTGTAGGTGTAGACGATGTCGACGAGCCCGGCGATGCCGCCGTCCGGGGAGGTCCGCAGGCCGTCGAAGAGCAGGCCGGTCTCGCGGTCGCGGAGGTAGCCGTCCATCCAGTCGGTGATCGACCGGGCACGCTGGCGGTCGGCGCGGTCCTGGGCGAAGCGGGCGAGCAGGATGGCGGCCGGGCCATTGGCCGGGACGTTCTTGAGGTTGTCGCCGCGCCGCCACCAGATGCCGCCGCCACCGTGGTCGGTCCAGCCTTCGCGCAGGCGCACGGTGATCGCGTCGAGGGCGTCCTCGGTGTCGAGCCCGAGCTCGTCGGACGCGCGGAGCAGGGCGAGGCCGAGCCAGGCGATGTCGTCGTAGTACTCGTTGGTCCACTGGCGGAAGTTGCGCAGGCGGATTCCGCGGACGTGCTGGTGGATGGTGCGCAGCCGGTTGGGCGATGGCGCGCGGACCTGGGCGTCGATGAGACAGTCGAGCAGGTTGGCCTGCCACCAGTAGTTCCAGTTCACCAGGAGCCGGTGGCGCGGGGACGCGGGCCAGGTCGCCACGCCCAGCCGGGTGCCGGGGATCGCCCAGAGTCTGCGCAGGTGGCGGGCCAGCACACCCTGCTCGGCGAAGGCGGCGCGGGCCGCCCACAGTTGAGGTGACTGCTCGGCAGCCCCCTCCGCGTACTCCGTACCCCGGGTCACACACCAATCGTGACGGCTGAATCGTTTCCGAAGTCCCGCGAGAGGGGAGATGTCACCGGGTCGTGGAAAGGTGGGGTGATGCGAACCGAGCAGGTCACGT is drawn from Actinokineospora alba and contains these coding sequences:
- a CDS encoding VOC family protein — its product is MPGVRQVALTVTDVDRSVPWYERVLGFATAVHEDQPGLRKAFLDGFGITLTLVQHLGAERASFDESRPGLDHLTFHVDELVSWESRLAEFGVPFTVETDEIAVRDPDGILLALRSTP
- a CDS encoding nucleoside/nucleotide kinase family protein, which gives rise to MRGEPIFADLVRRAQALALPGHRRVLGICGPPGSGKSTLAARIVAALDGQAALVGMDGFHLAQSELDRLGRADRKGAPDTFDADGYVDLLRRLRTNTDKIVYAPEFRREIEDSIACAVPITCDVPLVVTEGNYLLLWPQVRPLLDEVWYLDPDPGLRRKRLFERHLAHGRSPEQAAARTDGSDERNARLVATTARTADLVLRKIE
- a CDS encoding LacI family DNA-binding transcriptional regulator, coding for MEDVAKLAGVSISTVSHVVNETRAVAVTTRSRVLEAIESTGYTGNAIARSLVTGGTKSIGVAMSLLANPHLAKLIHAIEAEASAAGYTVLLGDTLDSPDGERSAVRRLQARRVDGMLLTPAPGDTATLEQLARTDVPAVLVDRVSHKIKLDQVGPENIQSTSTLVSHLAAAGHRRIGFISGVEWMTASEERTLGYRLGLGRAGLRWDSNLVAGGGATPEDGVLALRRLLTVPERPTAVITGNGAMTAGAFREARAHGLEIGRDLAIVGHDEVEWAELVHPPITTMAHPVDEIGRTAVRLLLARLDDRDRPPQTVLLPPELMHRGSCGCGPTS
- a CDS encoding ATP-binding protein, with protein sequence MAELAISSADEWPVARRSLSKWLLRRDVPELLTCDVVMAAEEALGLAGPVSIVVEASETDVVLRIVGHGPIPPGALPMLRASVDRFELVREGDRTTVIASFPLPRSESA
- a CDS encoding SDR family oxidoreductase — protein: MSVLLVTGGSRGIGAAVCRRAARDGFDIVVNYAGDAVAAEQVAEEVRALGRKALAVQADVSDEAQVRALFEQADTLGPLSALVANAGITGNTPGRLDEQSADTFRRVFDVNVTGVFLCAREAVRRLSTRDGGPGGSIVTISSTAARRGSPGEWIHYAASKAAVETLSYGLAQEVAAEGIRVNVVAPGLVNSDLHAAAGMPDRPQRLAPKIPLGRAGEPEEIAEGVVWLLSPAASFVTGAVLPVSGGF
- a CDS encoding glycoside hydrolase family 76 protein, with translation MTRGTEYAEGAAEQSPQLWAARAAFAEQGVLARHLRRLWAIPGTRLGVATWPASPRHRLLVNWNYWWQANLLDCLIDAQVRAPSPNRLRTIHQHVRGIRLRNFRQWTNEYYDDIAWLGLALLRASDELGLDTEDALDAITVRLREGWTDHGGGGIWWRRGDNLKNVPANGPAAILLARFAQDRADRQRARSITDWMDGYLRDRETGLLFDGLRTSPDGGIAGLVDIVYTYNQGTFLGACVELAADDRSGIWAERAERTIHAVAHHLAVEGVLPGRRGGDGGLFAGILARYLALSAIRLPEASGDLASWLVFTTADEAWRNRAVAPSGPLFGDEPGIPAITPRGPRDGRVERDLSVQVSGWMVMEAAAALEGHASMRS